Genomic DNA from Candidatus Hydrogenedentota bacterium:
CCGACTTCGCCAAGACCCGCTGCGGTCGCCGCGCCCTCATCGTGTCCGACGAAAACACCCAGGAAGCCGCCGAAGGCCGTGTCCACGAAGCGTTGCACGATTCGGGTATCGCCTTCGACGAAAAAACCTACGGCGCGCAGCCTTTCGAGGCCACCCAGGAGCAGGCCAATATCGTGGCCGAGGAAGGACGCCACGCGGACTTCTATGTGGCCATCGGCGCGGGCACCCTGTGCGATCTCGCCAAGGACGCCGCCAACAAACAGGGCAAGCCCGTACTTCTCTACCCCACCGCCGCCTCCATGAACGGCTACACCTCCGCCATCGTGGCCCTGAAGGTAAAGGGCCTGAAGCGCACCCTGCCCTGCAAGCCCGCCCTCGGCGTTTTCGCCGACCCCGCCGTGGTCGCCACCGCCCCCCAACGCATGGCCGCCGCGGGTGTCGCCGACTTCCTCTCCAAGTGCTCCTCCGCCGCCGACTGGCGCGCGGCCCATCTGCTCCGCGGCGGTTATTATTGCGACCGCCCCCGCGAGTTCAACGACGGCATCCAGGAGCGCCTCTTCCAGCAGGCCCAGGCCATCGGTCAGGGCGACCCGGAGGGCATCCGCCTTGTTCTGGAGGCCCTGCTCCTAAGCGGCTTCGGCATGGTCATCGCCGGCTCCTCCGCCCCGGCCTCCGGCGGCGAGCACCTCATATCCCATTACCTCGACATGAAGCACGCCCTCTACGGCACTGGCCAGGATCTCCACGGCGCCCAGGTGGGCGTCGCCACCATACACACCCTCGGCCTCTGGGAAAACGTGCTCGCCCTCGATCCCGCCGACCTCGACGGTGAATCCCTTTTTGCCCGGCAGCCCGGCGAGGATGAAATTGAAGCCAGTATCTTTGCCGATTGGGGCAAAGAAGTCGGCAAGGAAGTCCTCGGCCAGTGGCGGGAAAAGCGCCTCGACCGTGAAGCTTTCCTGCGCGAAATTGAAGTCTTCAAGACCATGCTCCCCCGTCTGCGCGAAGAGGCCCGGCGCGAATTGCAACCCGCCGCGATCGTCACTGAGTGCATCCGCGCCTGTGGTGGACCTGTGAGCCCGGAAGCCTTAACCGTCTCCACCGAGGAATATCACAACGGCGTGGCGCGGGCGCGCTACCTGCGCAACCGCTTCACCATCCTCGACCTCGCGGCGGAGCTCGGCCTGGCATGAACGGCCTGTGGGCGATTTGCCTGCTTGTCGCCGCCATCGACGGCACCACCAGCCCGCCGCCCCCCCTGCCGGTCTCACACCTCATTCCCGAATCCCTCAGCCGGTTGCTGGCCACCCGTCCCGAGCTGCTCCAGCACCACGAAGGCTATTTGAAGCAATTGGCCGCGCGCCCGGCCCTGGGCGCAGCGGAAACGGCCTGGTGGCAGGCCAGCACCGCGCCCGCCCTCCGGAGCCTGGCCCTCCACTTTGAAGAGGCCCTGGCCGACAACGACACGGCCTCCCTCCGATTCGACGCCTTCTACAAGGCCCTGTACGAAAACCCGGAGATGCGGAGCGCCGTGGAAACCCTGGTGCGCACGGAACTGGAGCGGGCGCGAACCGATCGCAGCCTCCCCGCCGCTCTCCGCTTCATCCGCGCGAACCCGGACATCGGTCTGCGCTTCCTGAAGGATCCAAAGCAGGTCCGCCCCCTCCCCGCGCCGCTGGACGCCGCCTACAAGGCCTTTGAACGCCAGCCCGAGTGGCGCGCCGCCCTCTTCACCGCGCTCGACGCCATCGCCCACCTCCCCGATGCCCACATGACCATTTTCCCGTGGTGGCGCGAACTCGACGCACTTGAATCCAAAACCGAATCCGCCGCACTGGATGACGCGCTTCAGGAACGGCCCAATGAATACTGGAAATGGCACCAGCGAAACCTGAGCCTCGCCAACGTGGAGCAAGCCGCGCCCTGGATGCGCTACTGGAGCAGCCTCATCCACCGCGATCCCGAACTCGCCAAAGAATACGGGCCCTTCATGACCCGATTGCTCGAAGAGCCCGAAATGCTGCGCCAGCACCTGGTCGACTTGCAGGAAAAGGAGGGGGATGACACCGCAAGAACCTGGCCACCGGATTCAGCCCCGCCGCGCCTGGAACCGCTGTCGGAGGACGATGCCCCCGAAAAAATGCGCCGCGCCATCGAACGCCCGACGGTTGAGCGACCCAACATCGAACGCCCTCAGCGCCCCGCCATGGACCGGCCCCAACGCCCGACCAGGCCCACCGCACCCTCCGGATCGGCGACCAGGACACGGTAGCCGATTGACCCCACGTGTCGAAATGCTGTCACGCCTTCGATGCTGACGTCTACCGTCCCCGCCGCAAGACATGCCGGACCATTTCGCGCTCCAGCGTATTCAACGTTCCCAGCATACCATGCATCACGCCATACACTACGACGCCAACTACAATGGCCAGCCCCATACTCCACGGGGCCGCATACCACGCCGCAACGCCCATCACCGCGCTCGCCAGCAGCGTACGCAGCGCCAGCACGCCCAGCCGCCCATCCGTCAGCTCCCGGCGCAGGCCAATCCCAAACATCAGGCTGACCGCAAGATTGGCCGCCACGGCCACCCCCGCGAGCCCCGCCACGCCGAAGCGCGGAATGAGTACCAGATTCCCCGCAACGCTGACCACGGCCGCTACGCCCAGACTCGCCACCACG
This window encodes:
- a CDS encoding iron-containing alcohol dehydrogenase, whose amino-acid sequence is MTQLGWHSLGTAFDCTCGERHELPIERCTIGENAARDLADFAKTRCGRRALIVSDENTQEAAEGRVHEALHDSGIAFDEKTYGAQPFEATQEQANIVAEEGRHADFYVAIGAGTLCDLAKDAANKQGKPVLLYPTAASMNGYTSAIVALKVKGLKRTLPCKPALGVFADPAVVATAPQRMAAAGVADFLSKCSSAADWRAAHLLRGGYYCDRPREFNDGIQERLFQQAQAIGQGDPEGIRLVLEALLLSGFGMVIAGSSAPASGGEHLISHYLDMKHALYGTGQDLHGAQVGVATIHTLGLWENVLALDPADLDGESLFARQPGEDEIEASIFADWGKEVGKEVLGQWREKRLDREAFLREIEVFKTMLPRLREEARRELQPAAIVTECIRACGGPVSPEALTVSTEEYHNGVARARYLRNRFTILDLAAELGLA